The Ignatzschineria rhizosphaerae genome contains a region encoding:
- a CDS encoding phage GP46 family protein: MTDIAIIWVNGAGDITVNEEEFDLLSDNSLTNAVIISLFTDRAIADDELEKDQQNRGWWGDSFSDEPWGSKLWTLARSKSLQSVADDAEDFAYQALNWMIDENLIDSLVAKATRESTTNSNVKDMLHLNIKLSPSDGSPQRELKFIIEGGV, translated from the coding sequence ATGACCGATATTGCGATTATCTGGGTGAATGGTGCTGGTGATATCACCGTCAATGAAGAAGAGTTTGATCTCTTGAGTGATAACAGCTTAACAAATGCTGTCATTATCTCGCTCTTTACTGATCGTGCTATCGCTGATGATGAGCTTGAGAAAGATCAGCAAAACAGAGGTTGGTGGGGAGATAGTTTCTCGGATGAACCGTGGGGATCTAAGCTTTGGACTCTCGCTCGATCAAAGTCATTACAGTCTGTTGCTGATGATGCTGAAGACTTTGCATATCAAGCGCTAAACTGGATGATTGACGAGAATCTGATTGATTCTCTTGTTGCAAAAGCAACACGTGAAAGCACTACAAATTCAAACGTTAAAGACATGCTGCACTTAAACATTAAACTCTCGCCAAGTGACGGAAGTCCGCAGCGAGAACTCAAATTCATTATTGAAGGAGGCGTTTAA
- a CDS encoding phage baseplate assembly protein V — protein MRRENLRTLIRQGRLAILNDATDTQVAQVELFADEVVEGVERIQNYGFTSMPTEGGVYLMNIGGKGNQPVIIAVNDDKTRLRVMPGEVAIYHSEGHHVILKANGVIEADCTTLIANAEESVTVTTQTAEINATTSATIQSEVVTVDAPLTSMTGNLMVAGGIGTGGQQPEAGKVKIKGDFELDGSMDATGKVKSENVSLSDHDHDTSDGKTEKPNKGES, from the coding sequence ATGCGTAGAGAAAATCTCAGAACACTGATTAGACAAGGACGATTAGCAATACTGAACGATGCAACAGACACACAAGTTGCACAGGTTGAGTTATTTGCAGATGAAGTTGTCGAAGGTGTTGAACGCATTCAAAACTACGGATTTACATCAATGCCAACTGAAGGCGGTGTTTACCTCATGAACATTGGTGGTAAAGGCAATCAGCCAGTGATTATCGCTGTTAATGACGATAAAACTCGGTTAAGAGTTATGCCAGGAGAAGTTGCTATTTATCACTCTGAAGGTCATCACGTCATCTTAAAAGCGAATGGTGTGATTGAAGCTGACTGCACCACTCTGATTGCTAATGCAGAAGAGTCGGTCACTGTTACAACACAAACAGCAGAGATCAATGCGACTACAAGCGCAACGATTCAATCTGAAGTCGTGACAGTCGATGCCCCTCTTACGAGCATGACAGGTAATCTCATGGTAGCGGGTGGAATTGGTACCGGTGGACAACAGCCAGAAGCAGGGAAAGTGAAGATCAAAGGGGATTTTGAGCTTGATGGGTCAATGGATGCCACTGGCAAAGTGAAGTCTGAGAACGTTTCTCTATCCGATCATGACCACGATACTTCTGATGGCAAAACTGAGAAGCCTAATAAGGGTGAATCATGA
- a CDS encoding phage baseplate assembly protein: MTSIAKKPKVELYVGGSIYTGWKGVEIFLDLEMIAHYTSLQCAFTEDDGVIIKNGEACEVKIDDELVLTGYIDRTEYSVEADQWDLRVEIRSKTADLVDCSAGYSQIKDRSAHAVAEEVCKPFGIDVKWESEKTPKQITWKIEPMDTCFDVLMMIANECNLILTTNPEGNVVFTDAGTENIGTINLGKEILSLSVVNDWTDRFSDYICVGDNQSYRDDWLGGKETVVKKGNIRTTIKDEEINRYRPTMLMTDDVASGENTKELAEFERDRSISLGKVITTRVQSWKHLLGLWDINKRLNVNASPIIIAEDWLLTSVTLLLNHDDGYVTEMTLSPPEGFGSKMYGVQSPSKSSGSGKPGWL, encoded by the coding sequence ATGACTAGCATAGCGAAGAAACCAAAGGTTGAGCTTTATGTGGGCGGCAGCATTTATACGGGTTGGAAAGGCGTAGAGATCTTTCTGGATCTTGAGATGATTGCGCACTACACCTCGCTTCAATGTGCCTTTACTGAAGATGACGGCGTTATCATTAAGAATGGTGAAGCATGCGAAGTGAAGATTGATGATGAGTTAGTTTTGACAGGCTACATCGATCGCACGGAATACTCTGTTGAAGCTGACCAATGGGACTTGCGTGTTGAGATCCGCTCAAAGACGGCTGACCTTGTTGATTGCTCAGCTGGATACAGTCAGATCAAAGATCGTTCTGCGCATGCTGTTGCTGAAGAGGTTTGTAAGCCATTCGGCATCGATGTCAAATGGGAGTCTGAAAAGACACCAAAGCAGATCACATGGAAGATTGAGCCGATGGATACCTGCTTTGATGTGCTGATGATGATCGCAAATGAGTGCAACTTAATCCTTACAACAAACCCTGAAGGGAATGTTGTATTTACAGATGCTGGCACCGAAAACATCGGAACAATCAATCTTGGAAAAGAGATCTTATCGCTCTCAGTCGTTAATGATTGGACGGATCGCTTCAGCGATTATATCTGCGTGGGAGACAATCAAAGCTACCGTGATGACTGGCTTGGCGGTAAAGAGACCGTCGTAAAGAAAGGCAACATTCGCACCACGATAAAAGACGAAGAGATCAATCGCTACCGCCCTACAATGCTCATGACGGATGATGTTGCAAGTGGTGAGAATACGAAAGAGCTTGCTGAGTTTGAGCGTGACAGATCAATCTCTCTTGGCAAAGTCATTACAACGAGAGTGCAATCTTGGAAGCATCTTTTGGGCCTATGGGATATCAATAAAAGATTGAATGTTAACGCATCGCCGATTATCATTGCTGAAGATTGGCTACTGACTTCTGTCACACTTCTCTTAAACCACGATGATGGTTATGTGACTGAGATGACGCTTTCCCCACCAGAGGGATTTGGCTCTAAAATGTATGGAGTGCAAAGCCCAAGCAAAAGCAGTGGATCAGGAAAGCCCGGCTGGCTCTAA